The following are encoded in a window of Sminthopsis crassicaudata isolate SCR6 chromosome 3, ASM4859323v1, whole genome shotgun sequence genomic DNA:
- the LOC141564956 gene encoding uncharacterized protein LOC141564956 — MAGGSHTSSPQELVTFQDVAVDFTPEEWSLLDPSQKELYKEVMLENTWNLLSVGLPAPRDVISHLEQRETLEQEVQGSCCPDIKTIGASTRILYLHTGEKPYKCNQCEKAYKKKAFLIVHQRIHTGEKPYECDQCGKAYRQKVYLTRHQGSHTGEKPYECDQCGKAYRQKAYLIIHQRIHTGEKPYECDQCGKAYRQKAYLNIHQRIHTGEKPYECDQCGKAYTQKAHLMKHQTIHTGEKPYECDQCGKAYRQKAYLMKHQTIHTGEKPYECDQCGKAYRQKVCLIVHQRIHTGEKPYECDQCGKTFRTNSHFLVHQGVHTEVKQYKCNECGKAYKNHHGLVVHQRIHTGEKPYECHQCGKSFRCSFSLTVHLRVHTGEKPYKCHECGKAYKQKTRLTIHQRIHTGEKPYQCQECGKTFRKSNNLVKHQRVHTGEKPYECDQCGKAYKQKSCLSIHQRIHTGEKPYECDQCGKAFKQKVCLTVHQRIHTGEKPY; from the exons GAGTTGGTGACTTTCCAGGACGTGGCCGTGGACTTCACCCCAGAGGAGTGGAGCCTCTTGGACCCTTCTCAGAAGGAGCTGTACAAGGAGGTCATGCTGGAGAACACTTGGAACCTGCTGTCCGTGG GCTTGCCAGCTCCCAGAGACGTCATCTCTCATCTTGAGCAAAGGGAAACACTGGAGCAAGAAGTCCAGGGGAGCTGCTGCCCAG ATATAAAGACTATTGGAGCCTCCACAAGAATCCTATATCtacatactggagagaaaccttacaaATGTAATCAGTGTGAAAAAGCCTACAAAAAGAAGGCTtttcttattgtacatcagagaatccacactggagagaaaccttatgaatgtgatcagtgtggaaaggcttacAGACAGAAAGTTTATCTTACGAGACATCAGGGAagccacactggagagaaaccttatgaatgtgatcagtgtggaaaggcttacAGACAGAAAGCTTATCTTAttatacatcagagaatccacactggagaaaaaccttatgaatgtgatcagtgtggaaaggcttatAGACAGAAAGCTTATCTTAatatacatcagagaatccacactggagaaaaaccttatgaatgtgatcagtgtggaaaggcttacACACAGAAAGCTCATCTTATGAAACATCAGacaatccacactggagaaaaaccttatgaatgtgatcagtgtggaaaggcttacAGACAGAAAGCTTATCTTATGAAACATCAGacaatccacactggagagaaaccttatgaatgtgatcagtgtggaaaggcttacAGACAGAAGGTTtgtcttattgtacatcagagaatccacactggagagaaaccttacgaatgtgatcagtgtggaaagactttcagaaCCAACTCACACTTTCTTGTACATCAGGGAGTCCACACTGAAGTGAaacaatataaatgtaatgaatgtgggaaggcttACAAAAACCACCATGGTTTagttgtacatcagagaatccacactggggagaaaccttatgaatgtcaTCAATGTGGAAAGTCTTTTAGATGCAGCTTCAGTCTTACTGTACATCTGAgagtccacactggagagaaaccttataagtGTCACGAATGTGGAAAGGCTTACAAACAGAAGACTCGACTTactatacatcagagaatccacactggagagaaaccttatcaGTGTCaagaatgtggaaagacttttagaaaAAGCAATAATCTTGTTAAACACCAGAGagttcacactggagagaaaccttatgaatgtgatcaatgtggaaaggcttacAAACAGAAGTCTTGTCTTAgtatacatcagagaattcacactggtgagaaaccttatgagtgtgatcagtgtggaaaggctttcaaaCAGAAGGTTtgtcttactgtacatcagagaatccacactggagagaaaccttattaA